The Papaver somniferum cultivar HN1 chromosome 6, ASM357369v1, whole genome shotgun sequence genome segment TTATCGGGGAAAAATCGGATCAATAACTAGTGACTCTCTTATGGTTTCAAAACCAAGTACCTGAGAAGTGAGTGTTGTAAGAAGCGTTCTACGCCGACTCAAAGCATCCACAACTCGATTGTGGATTCCTGACTTATGCTTTATCACGAAGGTAACTCTTGTAAATAATTAGACCACTGTGAGTGTCTTGGTCTTATAGAATCCTGTTGCCCAGTGTATTTCAATGCATCATAGTCGGTGTAGAGAAAAAATGCACCGTGGATAAGGTAATGCCGCCAGTGATTGAAAGTTTGAACAATAACATAAAACTCGAGTTCGTAAGTACTGTACCTAAGCTTTGACCCACCCAACTTCTCGCTGAAATATGCCACGGATCTTCCTTGTTGGCTAAGAACAGCTCCAACACCAACCTTGGAGGCATCAGTGTGTACCTCAAAGGTTTTCGTAAAGTCTGGTAATGACAGTATTGTAGTAGTCATAAGCTTGTGTTTtatatcatgaaaactcctttctACCTCTTCCGTCCAGATAAAATTCCCTGTTTTCAAACAGTCTGTAATGAGAGCCACTATAGTActgaaatttttgataaaatgccTATAGAAAGACGCAAAACCATGAAACGCCTTTGCTTTTGTTAAGGTTGAAGGGCTTGGCCAAGTTCTCAATGCATCAATTTTACTTTCGTCAACCTTGATTCCTTCTTTGGTTATCACataaccaaggaaaagaaccttATCGGTGCAAAAAGAGCATTTCTTTGTTGCTGCATACAACTTATGTTTCCGCAATGCAGTAAGCACCTCCTCAAGTGAGCCAAGTGAGTATCAAAATCAACACTAAAGaccaaaatatcatcaaaatagACAACCACACACTTTCCAATAAATAGTTTTAGTACCTGATTCATCACTTGCATAAATGTGTTTGGAGCATTGgataaaccaa includes the following:
- the LOC113291167 gene encoding uncharacterized protein LOC113291167, which translates into the protein MPFGLSNAPNTFMQVMNQVLTALRKHKLYAATKKCSFCTDKVLFLGYVITKEGIKVDESKIDALRTWPSPSTLTKAKAFHGFASFYRHFIKNFSTIVALITDCLKTGNFIWTEEVERSFHDIKHKLMTTTILSLPDFTKTFEVHTDASKVGVGAVLSQQGRSVAYFSEKLGGSKLRYSTYELEFYVIVQTFNHWRHYLIHGAFFLYTDYDALKYTGQQDSIRPRHSQWSNYLQELPS